In the genome of Flexistipes sinusarabici DSM 4947, one region contains:
- a CDS encoding FecCD family ABC transporter permease — MQNVKKINQVTYSKIFFYFLICFAVSVSIIFFSLSFGGKFINPFDFFAFENSVFMSLRLPRVLADFMVGAGLSIVGCSFQTFFRNPLADPFILGIAGAAAVGVAFSLFLGVSGFIPTQILSLSFALVTIFFVYWAAGGLSSVTANSLILVGVGLNFFFTSIITFFNSVLSESFTKDLLMWYLGSTVFLDLNIVILSLLIVIVLSAVLYMQSGKLNVYLLGESFAVNSGISIKQFSLIIYITGSLITSVSVALCGAIGFVGIIIPHIVKIIAGLDHRLNMILCFFAGGSFLVIIDTFFKTVFFPYEVPIGAVTAIIGTPFFIYILRRRI, encoded by the coding sequence ATGCAAAATGTTAAAAAAATTAATCAGGTAACCTATTCAAAGATTTTCTTTTACTTTTTAATCTGTTTTGCTGTAAGTGTCAGTATTATTTTTTTCAGCCTTTCTTTCGGCGGTAAATTTATTAATCCTTTTGATTTTTTTGCATTTGAGAATTCTGTTTTTATGTCACTGCGGCTGCCCAGAGTGTTGGCTGATTTTATGGTGGGCGCGGGATTGTCCATTGTTGGGTGCAGTTTTCAGACGTTTTTCAGAAACCCTCTTGCTGACCCTTTTATTTTGGGCATAGCCGGAGCGGCCGCAGTGGGGGTGGCGTTTTCACTTTTTCTCGGTGTATCCGGCTTTATTCCAACTCAAATATTAAGCCTTAGCTTTGCGCTTGTTACAATATTTTTTGTATACTGGGCAGCCGGTGGGCTGAGCTCTGTTACTGCCAATTCTCTGATATTGGTGGGAGTGGGACTGAATTTCTTTTTTACATCAATTATCACTTTTTTTAATTCGGTACTCTCGGAAAGTTTTACAAAAGATCTGCTTATGTGGTATCTGGGGAGCACTGTATTTCTTGACCTTAATATTGTTATTCTCAGTCTTTTGATAGTGATTGTTTTATCCGCTGTTCTTTATATGCAGAGTGGTAAATTGAATGTATATCTGCTTGGGGAATCTTTTGCCGTTAACTCGGGTATCAGTATAAAGCAATTTTCACTCATTATTTATATTACCGGCTCACTTATTACTTCGGTATCTGTGGCTCTGTGCGGTGCGATAGGTTTTGTGGGGATTATTATTCCGCACATTGTAAAAATTATTGCAGGACTTGATCACAGACTTAATATGATACTCTGTTTCTTTGCAGGCGGGAGTTTTCTGGTTATTATAGATACATTTTTCAAGACAGTTTTTTTCCCTTACGAGGTTCCTATCGGAGCAGTTACAGCAATAATCGGGACACCGTTTTTTATATATATACTTAGAAGGCGTATATGA